The genomic region GCGTTGTTAAGGTTAGATGATCGGGTGAAAGTCATTGTTCgatatatatgatcaaaatcAGCATTTCGCCGATTGACTGCTTCCAAATGAGCAGCCAAATGACAGTTTACAAAACACATTATCCGATCAAATACTCTCAATCTCAAACCTACACCTCCCTGCAAGTGAAATTCAGCCAGTGAACCATCGGATGCGGCTAATTTCGGTCAGGTTTTAATATAGTTTCTTATACTAATAAAAGTGGGAGATATAAACCAAGCTTCACTAGAGAAAAAGCAAAACTTGTTTACCTTGTTACCAATTGCCCGACCTAAACCACATGCCACTGCTGATACGTCGAGGTCCCCAACGTGTGTTCTAAGAGTCTTTCTCACCCTGAAAAGAATTATCGACAACTGACtttaagaaataaacaatataGTTATAGAAACACATTGAAGAGTATTATTGTCAGAAATTGCAAACGAGATTAGCTTCACGTTTGCAAAGATTTATCATATCATAGTGATGTGAGCACTGAGTAGAAGTAGATTAAATGGTGAAACCATACCAGATTGCTATCATTAAGCCAGCCAATTGCCGAGACCCCACACGCTCGAAAGTGGATCCCTCATCTAAAGCCTTGCCAATGTGATCTTGCCACCATTGTCCAATAGCACTTCCTTCTAGTCCTACCTGAAATGGATAATTgcttttagaatttataagaAATGAATGCTTTTAAGAGTTGGAAAGATACAATAAGCAAATACATGTTATCAAAGTAAGAGTTGAGCGAACAGGAAATTCTGGAGGAACATTAAGAAAATCTAAACTGATCTGGAACTGTAATTGCCAATAACTGAATTGCTTATCAAAGTGTTCGCGAGAGATTAAAGTTACAATACAACCATGTAAGGTCCTAATTCATCTATGGAAACATACTGCATTTCCAATGTTAAGTTCTTCAAACAACTTGTTATTAGAAATGACAAGAAATTTTCTTGCTGCGTGTATGGTCTCAGTGTTCTAAGGAGAAAATTGGAACTAAGTCAGCGGAGCTATATTGATGGCTTACCGTTTCTTTCGCAGCCGACATTGCAAGAAAACCAGCACCCATTTCCACCTCTTGTAGGCCAACAACCACTATACCTACATCTGATACTGCAGAACCTAACCAAGACATAAGAGCATCATGAGAAGCTCTTCCTTGACCAACATTCCATGAGCcaactaaaattttgatattctcTAGCCTAGTGTACATGATTTCTCTCTCAGCCACTTCTGACCGTAATATGCAATCCATAGGTGCTGGCGAGGAAATGTTCCATGCACGTATACCTCCATGAGTTGCCAAGCTAAGAACACAACCATTGCCAACTACTAATTTTATGACCGGTCCATTATGTGCAACCCAACCGGCAATTAGATTTCCTTCGAGGTCTAGCAGTTGGACCATGCCACTAACATAACCAACCCATATTCTTGACCCATAAGAGCAAAAGCACAGAATACCACAAGGATGGTGAGTGAATTCTTGCAGACGGTTGCCGTTTCCATCCCACTGGATTAACAAACCATTTGAAGACCCAGTCCAGATCATTCCATCGGCAGCAAGCACTATGGCTTCTGTTCTTCTACCGTCTTCTGAAAAACCTCCTGCCCCCTTTGCTACTCGGCGAACAGCATCTGCAGCACCCATTAGAGCATTACGAGACCGCTGCAGAAAGCCTTGAGATTTATCCTTTTTAGACTTGGAGACTAACTTAACATTCATTTCATCTTCAACTGCTTGGTCTTGGGGTGAGGATGTATCAACACGATTCTCAGTACGATTCTCCGTACGATTCTCAGTACGATTCTCAGTCTGACCCTCTAcattaaatacttttagaaGTTCTCTTGTACGGGCATCCCTGTCACACCAACCATTGTTACCAAATAATTGATCAAGAATAATATTTCCTCATAATCATATTTGAGTATTTATTAGGAGAGAACCTCATAATAACTAACTGTGGTTTTCATGATATTCATTAACTAAAATAGCCCCGAAATACTTATTTCTTCCACAAGACAACCAATTATCTCTATCAACAATTTTCTAGTCAtgcacatttaaaattaattcatttattagttttgaTCAGTTATTcatttcatcttctttttctgtcatttgattaaagaaaggtaAAAAGAATTTAGTATTATCTTTAAAGCAAGAAAGGGGACACGATCATTTTAAAGAACTTATTCATGATATATTGGTGTAATTTAGTTCAGAATAAAACCATGGAAAAttgtcaaatatattatagtgGAGAGAATAAGTGAATCACAAAGGTACCATAATGAGAAGGATAGAGAGCCAACAGCCCAGACTTTGGCTCGGGCATTATCAGATAGCAAACACTTCACATCTGAAGAAGAAATACTACATACACCATTCACTGTAACTTGGCTTTTGAGGTCAATAACTGATCTCTCCACCAACAAAGAAGCGATATGCTTTTCCTCTGGTGATAGAGACAAAGATTTCTCCACAGCTTCCCATGGCCAGACTCTTATAACGCCATTCTCAGATCCTGACCATATATCACCTTGATCCAAAACACAAGTTATGAGAAACAAATGATTGTTAGATGGCAACAAGAGACCGTAGACAATGAAGTAAGGTTTCTCCTGCTAACAAAATAGCATGTGCTAAATGAGTTCACTCAAGTTATCAATTCAAGGTTGTAGCAGATATAATTTCGAAAAGCTTATATCCTATGGGTGAGGCAAGTGTTGAGTACACAAgcattttttaacaaattagggaaataaagaaaagatataTGTAGCATCATGGTAAAAGCCTATGACACAAAAGCTAGAGAGAAGAGCCTCCTATTTGTATTCTGAAAAAAGCAGAACTACGTAAGGGAAGTGTTTACATGTTTATGCAAATTTACagtcaaatatataaagaaaaacataacctacaacaaaacaaaagcaaaaacatCACCATAATAACACAAGTTAATCGCCGAGAAGTTAGTAATCTTAGCAAGAAGAAAAGGGTTTACCATAAGAAGAAATCTCCATGGAAAGAACTGGACCTCGATGTGCCTGCCAATAAAGACCTTCCTTGAAATAATTGTCATCAGTGAATTGAAGATCCATCTTCCAAGATCTAATTTTACCATCTTTGTGCCCACTATAAACCAATTTACTCCCTTTATCAACAGTCATGCATATAGTTGGTGATGTACTTGTTGATTCATTAAATGGAGCAGCATCCTCATCGCCTCTCTGTGCCCTTCCCCCTACTCCAGTCCCTGGCTTATATGCATCTGAATGGTTCCATACTCTTACACCTGATTCTTGCCCAGCCCATAGTTGTGTTTCTGTACTGGCAATTGTCCTTAAGAACTTTCCTACCTACACCAAATCAATAACTTCTCCATTGATTTCCACTTAAGTTTGGTTGGGCaaggttcaaaataaaaaactgcATAACCTATCCTCAGAGATAACGTAGGGTACAACTACTTCAAATCAAATGCCAAGATACTCAACACTAATACAGTaatgaaaaaatcatgaaaaattgaaggtTAACATGACATACAACATAAAGATCATCTTAAACCCCAGAACACCTCCATGGGCCCCTCCCCAACCAAAAGAAAGGAGAACGAAAGAGATACTGTATAAGATGAAAAAAGGTAGAAAAATAAGATTCTATGCAACCACCTGCAttctttactaaaattaataaatatacaaacagAATACTACTAGCCTCCTTTTCCCTTATCAGCAAGACAATTATTTCAATCTCAGGAAAAAAGATTATCAAATAACATTAATATGATTGACATGTTCTGCCTTAGCTACAGTTTCCGATTTATTTTACAGAACACAGATACATTGCTTTCAGAACCAAAGCCAAATATCAACGGAATGCTCACTTTTACTTTCAACCAAATCCATACAACTAATCCAAccaaagagaaaacaaaaacagatCCACACAAGACCAATTTCACTCATAAAAGTGCAAAATTCTACATGATTCCACATCtacataatctttttattaataatgcaGTATGAGGAATAACAGGATGTGTTTTCATGCAGACAGCGACAAACTGCAGGGAACAACAATAGCCTCTTAACTTGAAACTAATGCAAATTTCACCTGTAACGTGGAAAACTGCAACTCCTTCCCCTTATTATGTGTATTATGcttaaaatatgaagttaTTAGCCCAAAATTCAGATTCCCCATTATGAACAAACAAAGAATTATACATGTCAGACAATGAATTCAGGAAAATCCATGGAATTGAACCTGAGTTTCTCTCAAAGGGTGAGGCCGAAGCTCAAGGCAGGGCGGCCGGCTGGGATTCATGGCCGCCCTATTCGGCACCTTAAATATTCCCACCCCACCACCGCTCCCCATAAACTCCGGCATTGGCTGCTGCGGCAACCTCTGACTTTCGTCGCCGGAGCAGCCGTCCCCAACCGATGTTCCGTCAATCCTCTGGCTAAACTGTTGGTAATCAACGTGGTGATCACTCATCGACCCCATCGCACCAGCAGCAGAAGTTGTAGTGGAGTAAGGATAAAACTCCTCATCATCGGATGAATTCGGTGTACTGCCGAAATAAACACTATTCTTGCTGACGGGATGGTTGTTTATAATGCGATTTTCGTCGAGGCTGTGCTTGCGGAGCTGGTGCTGGCGCTTGTGGTGGGTGCCGGTGTTTGTCCTAAGCTGCTGGCCATAGTACTGGGCTTTCCGGTGCGGCGGGGAATTGGATATCCCGGCCAGGGCCGTCCTGTCATCTTCTTCCAATCTTTCGTTCATTTCGAGGGGTGGGGTTGTCTATCTTCGGGTTCTTTCCGACGTTTACAGGAGGAGGAAAGAGAGGGAAGGAGGGAAATTCTTCATTGTCGTTGGAAATGCGATCAAGATAATTCCGAGAGGGGTTAGCCAATGTGtggaggaagaaagaaaaagtcaaaatgggaatatgagagagaaagaaatatggaaagagaagagagagagaa from Sesamum indicum cultivar Zhongzhi No. 13 linkage group LG3, S_indicum_v1.0, whole genome shotgun sequence harbors:
- the LOC105158820 gene encoding type I inositol polyphosphate 5-phosphatase 13 isoform X1, translating into MNERLEEDDRTALAGISNSPPHRKAQYYGQQLRTNTGTHHKRQHQLRKHSLDENRIINNHPVSKNSVYFGSTPNSSDDEEFYPYSTTTSAAGAMGSMSDHHVDYQQFSQRIDGTSVGDGCSGDESQRLPQQPMPEFMGSGGGVGIFKVPNRAAMNPSRPPCLELRPHPLRETQVGKFLRTIASTETQLWAGQESGVRVWNHSDAYKPGTGVGGRAQRGDEDAAPFNESTSTSPTICMTVDKGSKLVYSGHKDGKIRSWKMDLQFTDDNYFKEGLYWQAHRGPVLSMEISSYGDIWSGSENGVIRVWPWEAVEKSLSLSPEEKHIASLLVERSVIDLKSQVTVNGVCSISSSDVKCLLSDNARAKVWAVGSLSFSLWDARTRELLKVFNVEGQTENRTENRTENRTENRVDTSSPQDQAVEDEMNVKLVSKSKKDKSQGFLQRSRNALMGAADAVRRVAKGAGGFSEDGRRTEAIVLAADGMIWTGSSNGLLIQWDGNGNRLQEFTHHPCGILCFCSYGSRIWVGYVSGMVQLLDLEGNLIAGWVAHNGPVIKLVVGNGCVLSLATHGGIRAWNISSPAPMDCILRSEVAEREIMYTRLENIKILVGSWNVGQGRASHDALMSWLGSAVSDVGIVVVGLQEVEMGAGFLAMSAAKETVGLEGSAIGQWWQDHIGKALDEGSTFERVGSRQLAGLMIAIWVRKTLRTHVGDLDVSAVACGLGRAIGNKGGVGLRLRVFDRIMCFVNCHLAAHLEAVNRRNADFDHIYRTMTFTRSSNLNNAAGMLRHLYLSFSLVFSTYLFWLLYSCGFPWILSLAAGVSSAAQMLRGPNATNPDEGRPDLAEADMVIFFGDFNYRLFGISYDEARDFVSQRSFDWLREKDQLRAEMKAGRVFQGMREALIRFPPTYKFERGKAGLGGYDSGEKKRIPAWCDRILYRDNRATPTEECSLECPVVASILQYEARMDVTESDHKPVRCKFDVDIAHVDRSVRRQEFGKILQSNDAIRSNLEALRFVPETTVNTNRIQLQNQDTFNLKITNRSGEDMVFFHIICEGQSIINKDEVASEYRPRGSLGFPRWLEVSPAAGMINPDQVVEISIHHEDFHMTEEFADGVPQSWWSEDNRDKEVILLVNIRGSCSTEMKTHRVHVRHCYSGNPINPEPKGNGSRRGTSYQKSTMM
- the LOC105158820 gene encoding type I inositol polyphosphate 5-phosphatase 12 isoform X2; this translates as MNERLEEDDRTALAGISNSPPHRKAQYYGQQLRTNTGTHHKRQHQLRKHSLDENRIINNHPVSKNSVYFGSTPNSSDDEEFYPYSTTTSAAGAMGSMSDHHVDYQQFSQRIDGTSVGDGCSGDESQRLPQQPMPEFMGSGGGVGIFKVPNRAAMNPSRPPCLELRPHPLRETQVGKFLRTIASTETQLWAGQESGVRVWNHSDAYKPGTGVGGRAQRGDEDAAPFNESTSTSPTICMTVDKGSKLVYSGHKDGKIRSWKMDLQFTDDNYFKEGLYWQAHRGPVLSMEISSYGDIWSGSENGVIRVWPWEAVEKSLSLSPEEKHIASLLVERSVIDLKSQVTVNGVCSISSSDVKCLLSDNARAKVWAVGSLSFSLWDARTRELLKVFNVEGQTENRTENRTENRTENRVDTSSPQDQAVEDEMNVKLVSKSKKDKSQGFLQRSRNALMGAADAVRRVAKGAGGFSEDGRRTEAIVLAADGMIWTGSSNGLLIQWDGNGNRLQEFTHHPCGILCFCSYGSRIWVGYVSGMVQLLDLEGNLIAGWVAHNGPVIKLVVGNGCVLSLATHGGIRAWNISSPAPMDCILRSEVAEREIMYTRLENIKILVGSWNVGQGRASHDALMSWLGSAVSDVGIVVVGLQEVEMGAGFLAMSAAKETVGLEGSAIGQWWQDHIGKALDEGSTFERVGSRQLAGLMIAIWVRKTLRTHVGDLDVSAVACGLGRAIGNKGGVGLRLRVFDRIMCFVNCHLAAHLEAVNRRNADFDHIYRTMTFTRSSNLNNAAAGVSSAAQMLRGPNATNPDEGRPDLAEADMVIFFGDFNYRLFGISYDEARDFVSQRSFDWLREKDQLRAEMKAGRVFQGMREALIRFPPTYKFERGKAGLGGYDSGEKKRIPAWCDRILYRDNRATPTEECSLECPVVASILQYEARMDVTESDHKPVRCKFDVDIAHVDRSVRRQEFGKILQSNDAIRSNLEALRFVPETTVNTNRIQLQNQDTFNLKITNRSGEDMVFFHIICEGQSIINKDEVASEYRPRGSLGFPRWLEVSPAAGMINPDQVVEISIHHEDFHMTEEFADGVPQSWWSEDNRDKEVILLVNIRGSCSTEMKTHRVHVRHCYSGNPINPEPKGNGSRRGTSYQKSTMM